A single genomic interval of Arachis duranensis cultivar V14167 chromosome 7, aradu.V14167.gnm2.J7QH, whole genome shotgun sequence harbors:
- the LOC107496904 gene encoding uncharacterized oxidoreductase At4g09670-like encodes MVTLEATVTLETLWSRDKEKWPPPPHRSLSRADRYPPRADPGPPFSVAATHWRPDRLNTRVLAFPGAILNEQGVIISCGSSLHWEDGRSATFHCSFLSYVTFDVTALGTKGCLRLHNFTLPFEENFGYGTFCEASEIDYGKIQAGRWCPKPNEHVVETEVPREVLMVKKFAELVYNIKFCGEKPLKEWSVVSRKTQIVLDAVKESIQRNYQPVEIK; translated from the exons ATGGTAACACTGGAAGCAACGGTAACACTGGAGACCTTGTGGAGCAGAGACAAAGAAAA GTGGCCACCCCCTCCGCACCGCTCGCTCTCCCGCGCCGACAGATATCCGCCCCGTGCTGACCCGGGACCTCCCTTCTCCGTTGCCGCTACCCATTGGCGACCCGACCGTCTGAATACCCGAG TGCTGGCTTTTCCCGGAGCCATTCTCAACGAACAAGGTGTAATAATTTCATGCGGCTCATCCTTGCATTGGGAAGATGGAAGATCTGCAACGTTCCATTGCTCCTTCTTATCTTACGTAACCTTTGACGTCACTGCTTTGGGAACCAAAGGATGTCTCCGTCTTCACAATTTCACTCTTCCGTTTGAGGAGAATTTCGGTTATGGAACCTTCTGTGAGGCTTCGGAGATAGATTATGGGAAGATTCAAGCGGGAAGGTGGTGCCCTAAGCCTAATGAGCATGTTGTGGAGACTGAGGTTCCTCGAGAGGTTTTGATGGTTAAAAAATTTGCTGAGTTGGTTTATAATATTAAGTTTTGTGGAGAGAAGCCTCTCAAGGAATGGAGTGTTGTGAGTAGAAAGACTCAAATTGTGTTGGATGCAGTGAAAGAATCTATTCAGAGAAATTATCAGCCTGtcgaaattaaataa